GGCCGCGCAGATCTACATCGCGCAGTCCAGGGTGAAGAGCTCGCCGGACGAAGTGAAGAAGATCCTGGACGATCCGGACTCGCGCTTCGCCACCACGCCGGTGGGGGTGGCCCGCTATGCCGAGTTCATGCAGCGCGTGGGCACCCTCAAGAGCAAGCCGGCCTCGTGGAAGGACCTGTTCTTCCCGACGATGCAGAATCGCCAGGGTTCATAACCGCATCAACGCACGCCGGCCGCGGCCGGCCTGCGGGAGGTCTCATGACACTACGCATCGTCCGCCTCGGCGAACCCCGCCATCCCGACGAGGGCCTGCGCATCGGCACCGTGCGGCGCCCGCCGCGCGGCGTGCCGAAAACGGAATTCGCCAGCCGCGATTTCTATGACGTGTGGATGCCGCTGCTGTCGCCCTCCCCGGACCTCGTCAAGGAAGCCCAGGCCGCACGGACAGCCCACGACGAAAAGGGGTGGCTCGCGTTCGTGCGCCGCTTCCGCGCCGAGATGAGCGAAGGCGATGCCGCGCGCCTGCTGGACATGCTGGCCGCGCTGTCGCACCAGACCAATCTGTCGGTCGGATGCTATTGCGAGGATGAGGCGCACTGCCATCGGTCAGTGTTGCGGGTGTTGCTGGTGGAGCGCGGGGCGAAGGTGGCCGGCTGAGCGGCCGACACAACCGCGCTCCCTGCCTGGACGGTGCGGCGCCCATTGCGCCCATTGCGCGTTGGGAGATCGCCACGCGGCTCGACGCACCGTCCCGCACGCGGCCATTCAGCGCCAGGCCCACCGCATCACCGGCAGGCTCGCCGCTTTGGGAGCGCAACTCACAGAGCGCCGCGCCTCGGGAGCCCACACGTGCCTCCGGATGTACACCTGCCTATACTGAAACGCCACCTTACAAGACCGGAGGGAGTACACGATGAGCCTCGATATCGCTGTTCCAAGACCGTCCGCCGGCATTCAGTGGGTCACCACGATTTACACCAGGCTGCTGCTGATCGGCTTTGCGTTCATCCCGGCTTACCTGATCGCTTATCTGTACGTCTTTCAGGATCCGAAACTGATCTTTGAGAACCATGCGTTCCACGAGGTGGCCATCACGGCGGCCACGCTGGAAGGCCTGTTTGTGACCTACGTGTGCTGGCGCTGCTACCGCTCGTCGGGCGAGCCCTTGTTACGCTGGTTCACATTGGGATTCCTGGGTTTCTCCTTGATCTACGCCTGGCACGGTGTCTTCACCGGCATGGCGCATCACAACATCTGGCTGTTCCTGCTGTACGGCCCGGCCTCGCGGCTGATCATGGCGATGCTGCTGTTCGTGGGGCAGCTTTCCTACAATAGGCAGGCGGACGACGAGGGCTATCGTACGAACCGCAACATGTGGCTCGGCTGGCTCGCGCTCTTCCTCACCGTCGACACCGGCGTGGCCTGGATCGCCTATTCGCCGACGGCGGGCAGCCCATGGGTCCGCATATCGATGGAAGGAGGCGCACTGGCGTTCTCGGCCATCAACGTGATCGCGCTGCTGACCCGGCGCATCCGCTCGCCCTTGATGACGATCTGCGGCATCTCGGTCACGGCGTTCGCGCTGTCGTCGCTTGCATTTATCCTTGGCCGGCCCTGGAATCACATGTGGTGGCTTGCCCACGCCATCTTCGCGGCGGGCTTTTTCCTGCTCAGCTACGGTGTGGTCAAGGCCTTCCAGACGACCCGCTCCTTTTCGACGATCTACAGCCAGGAAGAACTCATGACCCGGCTGGGAGAAGCCAAGGCCCGGACCGAAGACGCGCTGCGCGAACTGCAGGCGGCTCACCACAAGCTGGAGCATCTGGCGGCCACGGATCCGCTCACCGGCTTGGCGAACCGGCGCGAGT
The nucleotide sequence above comes from Ralstonia solanacearum K60. Encoded proteins:
- a CDS encoding DUF488 domain-containing protein produces the protein MTLRIVRLGEPRHPDEGLRIGTVRRPPRGVPKTEFASRDFYDVWMPLLSPSPDLVKEAQAARTAHDEKGWLAFVRRFRAEMSEGDAARLLDMLAALSHQTNLSVGCYCEDEAHCHRSVLRVLLVERGAKVAG
- a CDS encoding GGDEF domain-containing protein, with protein sequence MSLDIAVPRPSAGIQWVTTIYTRLLLIGFAFIPAYLIAYLYVFQDPKLIFENHAFHEVAITAATLEGLFVTYVCWRCYRSSGEPLLRWFTLGFLGFSLIYAWHGVFTGMAHHNIWLFLLYGPASRLIMAMLLFVGQLSYNRQADDEGYRTNRNMWLGWLALFLTVDTGVAWIAYSPTAGSPWVRISMEGGALAFSAINVIALLTRRIRSPLMTICGISVTAFALSSLAFILGRPWNHMWWLAHAIFAAGFFLLSYGVVKAFQTTRSFSTIYSQEELMTRLGEAKARTEDALRELQAAHHKLEHLAATDPLTGLANRREFIGRVEAEIANANHAGAPFSVLALDLDRFKTINDTYGHQAGDHVLQRFAKKCLEAIRPHDGVARVGGEEFMVLLPKVPLNTAHGIAERIRTAIAASPFELGPGRAVPLTVSIGVSEFGRDGSDIDAILRSADERLYRAKHEGRNRVVAA